In Gossypium arboreum isolate Shixiya-1 chromosome 6, ASM2569848v2, whole genome shotgun sequence, the following are encoded in one genomic region:
- the LOC108484916 gene encoding cysteine proteinase inhibitor 5-like, whose product MQQNSCFLILSLSLLFLPFIFSDARKDALTGGWTPIKNIKDPHVTEIAEFAIDEYNKQSKGNLKLEEVVKGKTQVVSGINYTLVLQVKDETVDNSYEAVVWEKAWLKFRKLTSFTLVKG is encoded by the coding sequence ATGCAACAAAATTCTTGCTTCCTGATCCTCTCACTGTccttacttttccttcccttcaTTTTCTCCGACGCCAGAAAAGACGCTCTCACCGGAGGATGGACGCCGATCAAGAACATCAAGGACCCACACGTGACTGAGATCGCGGAATTTGCCATCGATGAGTATAATAAGCAGTCAAAGGGGAATTTGAAGTTGGAGGAGGTGGTGAAAGGTAAGACTCAGGTGGTCTCCGGGATCAATTATACGCTGGTTCTACAAGTAAAGGACGAAACTGTTGATAACTCGTATGAGGCTGTGGTTTGGGAAAAGGCATGGTTGAAATTCAGGAAGCTTACCTCCTTTACCCTCGTCAAGGGTTag
- the LOC108485949 gene encoding cysteine proteinase inhibitor 1-like produces MQQNFCFLILLLSILFLPIIFSDARKDALAGGWTPIKDIKDPHVTEIAKFAVDEYNKQSKVSLKLDEVVKGETQVVSGINYKLVLKAKDGSAVNTYEAVVWEKAWLHFRNLTSFTLVMD; encoded by the coding sequence ATGCAGCAAAATTTTTGCTTCTTGATCCTCTTGCTATCCATCCTTTTCCTTCCCATCATTTTCTCCGATGCCAGAAAGGATGCTCTCGCTGGAGGATGGACGCCAATCAAGGACATTAAGGACCCACACGTGACGGAAATAGCAAAATTCGCTGTTGACGAGTATAACAAGCAGTCAAAAGTGAGTTTAAAGTTGGATGAGGTGGTGAAAGGCGAGACTCAAGTAGTCTCTGGGATAAATTATAAACTGGTCTTGAAGGCAAAGGACGGAAGCGCTGTTAATACATACGAGGCTGTGGTGTGGGAGAAGGCGTGGCTGCATTTTAGAAATCTTACCTCCTTTACCCTCGTCATGGATtag
- the LOC108485616 gene encoding cysteine proteinase inhibitor 1-like — MQQNSRFVLLSLSLLFLPFIFSNAEKGHLFGGWTPIKDIKDPHVMEIAEFAVDEYNKQSNSSLILQKVVKGETQVVAGINYRLVLKAKNGSMAKKYQAVVWEKSWLNFRNLTSFTLVKG; from the coding sequence ATGCAGCAAAATTCACGTTTCGTGCTCCTCTCGCTATCCCTCCTTTTCCTTCCATTCATTTTCTCCAACGCCGAAAAGGGCCATCTTTTCGGAGGATGGACACCGATCAAGGACATCAAGGACCCTCACGTGATGGAGATTGCAGAATTTGCCGTCGATGAGTATAACAAGCAGTCAAACTCGAGTTTAATTTTGCAGAAGGTGGTGAAAGGTGAAACCCAGGTGGTGGCCGGGATTAACTATCGGCTGGTTTTGAAGGCAAAGAATGGAAGCATGGCTAAGAAATACCAGGCTGTGGTGTGGGAGAAGTCGTGGCTGAATTTCAGAAATCTTACCTCCTTTACTCTCGTCAAGGGTTAG